From the genome of Streptomyces sp. NBC_01341, one region includes:
- a CDS encoding P-loop NTPase, translated as MPEQVSHLRELAARLAAGPAFLIFGQSGTCEENSAAQYRWSGVYTTRTAADVAARFRADWRTVMPVGAMSSTPSRSQTELEVCYLLGGEDLPEGQQPSTSPLQAADIRMRCLQELTRLMTETVTPRGAVVIEGWTPTDDLPATDLVPALKLLGAGQVHLFSGGPWVGDVFVESLVSTGQLTLHLETLDEAMIRLAEMGALAVGTTSTRSHASQHVIAIGDGFVEIDIHTWNQIRRSARPVDLDLLTPPVLSSEAARYQEFRNFMGATEGSPQWRGIAAGVQIRRDFEDVLAARVADILTDPDVIQPVILRGQTATGKSVALAALAMELARSGDWAVLHQPRRTVRPSFDDIDTYAAWAERHGAKATVLIWDGMADPDEYATLLRQLRRRGRKVLVVGTGYAGRDGIFPSVDAPAELSENELTQLISLLRSFDMEFRAPKSAALDTSFLAFLYHALPDSHFTLTSGLAREMRAAERGMEKLVRQQGTQVSQGERITAMAAALRAAGFDLGDLLPSLESDEKPLLDQTFDERRPMQRVTTLVLTASRHGLPVPIDLALRILGREGAQTIQEVLNSFDIIRDIEDDNGEIFLAIRTHLEAELLARQEVSLEVEVEVIGEVIRTARVSEGYTGATDEVGFVVSLLERIGPKSKEGKYRPYYKDISDALADRRNETGRYHPRLVLQESNFTRAFVHWLQEKRDGIAEERIADLEHNRDLLEEILSDRRVKGPMRLSLCVELASTLGSIIHEISSKPELAQKSGVNSGLDDILRAVLEARTIDPGNLYPVDVLAWSTRDAIRTNMLAPEERLDRLTNAVATLAAVDRAPLSGKQQADLDKREAELHKLLADDEALWANLRSLEANADPAAVYFLAKFEAEEGAEGEAKALSRLQSAPLEARRDWRCAQLLLDLTWKKITGRQLLRGDRAPVYLSQKDSEVLLRLAADLDDAELPDRHKLVFVKALGLFTLGDFSQAKQLFRDVNQMTQQLTRRLHTLMLLGGESGRPRVFTGRVLWADESGGEAWVNELSAKVYFEPRHFSASQQFAKNQPLPAFFIGFKLTRGPVAEPRSLYHETRSR; from the coding sequence ATGCCAGAGCAGGTATCTCATCTGCGGGAGTTGGCGGCCCGACTCGCAGCCGGTCCGGCGTTCTTAATTTTCGGCCAATCAGGTACGTGCGAGGAAAACTCCGCCGCGCAGTACCGCTGGAGCGGTGTCTACACGACGCGTACCGCGGCCGACGTTGCGGCGCGTTTCCGCGCTGACTGGCGGACGGTCATGCCCGTTGGTGCAATGTCGTCCACTCCATCGCGTAGTCAGACCGAGCTCGAAGTCTGCTACTTACTCGGGGGCGAAGACCTACCCGAGGGCCAGCAGCCGTCGACCAGCCCGCTGCAGGCTGCCGATATTCGGATGAGGTGTCTTCAGGAGCTCACGCGCCTTATGACGGAAACCGTCACTCCGCGAGGCGCCGTCGTCATCGAAGGGTGGACGCCTACCGACGACTTGCCAGCAACCGACCTGGTGCCCGCGTTGAAGCTGCTCGGCGCGGGGCAGGTGCACCTGTTTTCGGGCGGTCCATGGGTTGGTGACGTCTTCGTCGAGAGCTTGGTCAGCACTGGCCAACTGACCCTGCATCTCGAAACACTCGACGAAGCCATGATCAGGCTCGCCGAGATGGGTGCTTTGGCGGTCGGCACCACCTCGACTCGTAGCCACGCTTCGCAGCACGTTATCGCAATCGGTGATGGCTTCGTCGAGATTGATATTCATACGTGGAATCAAATTCGACGTTCCGCTCGCCCCGTCGACCTGGACCTACTAACGCCACCGGTCCTGAGTTCGGAGGCTGCACGATACCAAGAGTTCCGCAACTTCATGGGTGCTACTGAGGGATCACCTCAATGGCGGGGGATTGCTGCGGGTGTGCAAATCCGCCGGGACTTCGAAGACGTCCTTGCAGCCCGTGTCGCGGACATTCTGACAGATCCCGACGTTATTCAGCCGGTCATTCTGCGTGGCCAGACAGCGACTGGTAAGAGTGTGGCCCTAGCTGCACTCGCCATGGAACTAGCCCGAAGCGGCGACTGGGCGGTGTTGCACCAACCGCGGCGTACCGTTCGGCCGTCGTTTGATGACATTGACACGTACGCTGCATGGGCCGAGCGTCATGGAGCCAAAGCTACCGTCCTGATTTGGGATGGCATGGCAGATCCTGACGAATACGCAACCTTGCTGCGGCAGTTGCGTAGGAGGGGACGCAAAGTTCTCGTTGTCGGAACCGGGTACGCCGGACGAGATGGAATATTTCCGTCCGTCGATGCGCCAGCGGAACTCTCCGAAAATGAGCTCACGCAACTGATTTCCCTGTTGAGGTCTTTCGACATGGAGTTTCGAGCTCCAAAGTCCGCTGCACTGGATACCAGTTTTCTTGCATTCCTCTACCACGCGCTACCCGACTCTCACTTCACCCTTACCAGCGGCCTAGCAAGGGAGATGCGGGCAGCGGAGCGGGGGATGGAGAAGCTCGTCCGACAACAAGGCACACAGGTCAGCCAGGGTGAACGCATCACCGCGATGGCCGCCGCACTCCGGGCGGCCGGCTTCGACCTCGGCGACCTGCTTCCCAGCCTGGAATCGGACGAGAAACCACTGCTCGATCAAACTTTTGATGAACGTCGTCCGATGCAAAGGGTGACGACCCTCGTATTGACGGCGTCCCGACATGGTCTCCCTGTCCCAATCGATCTAGCCCTACGCATCCTCGGTCGTGAAGGGGCGCAAACGATCCAGGAAGTACTGAACTCCTTCGACATCATCCGGGATATCGAGGATGATAACGGAGAGATCTTCCTGGCGATTCGCACTCACCTTGAGGCGGAGCTCCTGGCTCGGCAGGAGGTTTCACTCGAGGTCGAGGTTGAGGTAATTGGCGAAGTGATCCGGACAGCTCGGGTCAGTGAAGGTTACACCGGGGCAACGGACGAGGTTGGCTTTGTAGTCTCACTTCTCGAACGAATCGGTCCGAAGTCCAAGGAAGGCAAATATCGGCCCTACTACAAAGATATTTCTGACGCGCTTGCTGATCGGAGGAACGAGACTGGGCGCTATCACCCTCGGCTTGTGCTGCAGGAATCGAACTTCACACGCGCCTTCGTGCATTGGCTCCAGGAAAAGCGTGACGGGATTGCAGAGGAGCGAATCGCGGATCTTGAGCACAATCGCGACCTGCTGGAAGAGATTCTTTCCGATAGGCGGGTCAAGGGGCCGATGCGCCTGTCTCTCTGCGTTGAGCTGGCTTCGACCCTGGGATCGATCATTCATGAGATCTCCTCCAAGCCCGAGCTTGCTCAGAAGTCGGGAGTAAATAGCGGGCTTGATGACATCCTTCGGGCGGTTCTCGAGGCAAGGACCATAGATCCGGGGAACCTATACCCAGTCGATGTACTGGCATGGTCGACCCGCGATGCAATCAGGACCAATATGCTCGCGCCTGAGGAGCGACTGGACCGGCTCACCAACGCTGTTGCCACGTTGGCTGCGGTGGACAGAGCACCGCTTTCGGGGAAGCAACAGGCAGACCTCGATAAGCGTGAAGCTGAACTCCATAAGCTGCTGGCTGATGATGAGGCTCTGTGGGCAAATCTTCGAAGTCTAGAAGCCAACGCAGATCCGGCCGCGGTCTACTTTCTGGCCAAATTTGAAGCCGAGGAAGGTGCCGAAGGTGAGGCGAAGGCGCTCAGCCGACTGCAGTCCGCACCATTGGAGGCGAGGAGAGATTGGCGCTGCGCTCAGCTGCTACTTGATCTGACTTGGAAAAAAATCACTGGCCGGCAGCTCTTGCGCGGTGACCGTGCGCCAGTCTACTTGTCGCAGAAGGACTCGGAGGTGCTGCTCCGTCTCGCTGCCGATCTTGACGACGCTGAGCTTCCCGATCGCCACAAACTCGTCTTCGTCAAGGCATTGGGGCTCTTCACACTGGGAGACTTCAGCCAAGCTAAGCAACTTTTCCGCGATGTCAACCAGATGACACAACAGCTGACTCGACGCCTACACACACTAATGCTACTGGGCGGTGAGTCTGGTCGCCCGAGGGTGTTTACTGGAAGGGTGCTGTGGGCTGATGAGTCCGGCGGGGAAGCCTGGGTGAACGAGCTCAGTGCAAAAGTCTACTTCGAGCCACGTCATTTTTCGGCTTCGCAACAGTTCGCCAAAAATCAACCACTCCCCGCATTCTTCATCGGGTTCAAACTTACGCGTGGACCAGTGGCTGAACCCCGGAGCCTGTACCACGAGACGCGGTCGCGATGA
- a CDS encoding helix-turn-helix transcriptional regulator, with protein sequence MPEPRATSQTAFLTLPGAAEYLGISPNTLYVWRHRRQGPPSFRMGRRVMYRITVLDEWVCDQERADSHSNRALDPLNRKPQRRSKAVK encoded by the coding sequence ATGCCGGAGCCGCGCGCAACATCCCAGACCGCCTTCTTGACCCTCCCCGGGGCTGCCGAATACCTCGGCATCTCACCCAACACGTTGTACGTCTGGCGACACCGCCGACAGGGGCCTCCCAGCTTCCGCATGGGACGGCGCGTGATGTACCGGATCACGGTGCTCGACGAGTGGGTCTGCGATCAGGAGCGAGCGGACTCCCACTCCAACCGCGCCCTTGACCCACTGAACCGGAAGCCGCAACGGCGCTCGAAGGCCGTGAAGTAG
- a CDS encoding tyrosine-type recombinase/integrase, whose amino-acid sequence MAGYIEDRWLKKRPDKLTGKRERTAIYGTGKRYRVKGIPGIQDRSFHTSEDAKQWLASAKTDSSRGEFVDPRKGEILVADYIAEYWWAGRSDEPSTADPMRSRIWNHIIPLVGDYALREIDASALRTFKAALLTRVEESTAEVIWGHLSSILGSAVDDQRLLRNPMKAKNSVKPPRAIDSKAKAWSREVVDAVRAELQDRYQIAVDLGIGLGLRQGEAFGLAEEDFDFAAGVVHIRRQLRWDIKGRPYFSLPKGRKTREVPLPANLALRARAHFRRFPSTSCTLPWRNPEAPTTALEERQRKPVTVELILTSSHGNRIYYRTWNDRSWKRALAAAAGLIKPVGEKVRHDGNRVRRVLLYAAPREDMFHVLRHTYASVQLEAGESVVSLSKWLGHSTPKVTLDHYAHFMPGSGQRGIAAMDAWLRDPSRPKVPEKSLMACRAAHLPLNMQVKGIVRQGADMSVKYKETARGGLAVNIIEC is encoded by the coding sequence ATGGCGGGTTACATAGAAGACCGATGGCTGAAGAAGCGCCCCGACAAGCTGACCGGGAAGCGGGAGCGGACCGCGATCTACGGCACCGGGAAGCGCTACCGAGTGAAGGGGATTCCCGGCATCCAGGACCGGTCGTTCCACACCAGCGAGGACGCGAAGCAGTGGCTCGCCAGCGCCAAGACGGACTCCAGCCGTGGTGAGTTCGTCGATCCCCGCAAGGGCGAGATACTTGTCGCCGACTACATTGCCGAGTACTGGTGGGCGGGCCGCTCCGACGAACCCTCGACGGCGGACCCGATGCGCAGCCGCATCTGGAACCACATCATCCCGTTGGTGGGCGACTACGCCCTGCGTGAGATCGACGCGTCCGCTCTACGGACCTTCAAGGCAGCACTACTCACGAGGGTCGAAGAGTCGACGGCAGAGGTGATCTGGGGACACCTGTCCTCGATCCTCGGCAGCGCCGTCGACGACCAGCGTCTGCTGCGCAACCCGATGAAGGCGAAGAACAGCGTCAAGCCCCCACGAGCAATCGACAGCAAGGCCAAGGCGTGGTCACGTGAGGTCGTCGACGCCGTCCGCGCGGAGTTGCAGGACCGCTACCAGATCGCGGTCGATCTCGGCATCGGCCTCGGGCTGCGCCAAGGCGAAGCGTTCGGTCTCGCCGAAGAGGACTTCGACTTCGCGGCTGGAGTCGTCCACATCCGCCGCCAGCTCAGGTGGGACATCAAAGGCCGCCCCTACTTCTCGCTCCCCAAGGGGCGCAAGACCCGCGAGGTCCCCCTGCCGGCCAACCTCGCCCTCCGGGCCCGAGCTCACTTCCGCCGGTTCCCGTCGACTTCCTGCACGTTGCCCTGGCGGAACCCGGAGGCCCCGACCACCGCGCTCGAGGAGCGCCAGCGGAAGCCGGTCACGGTCGAACTGATCCTCACCTCGTCGCACGGCAATCGCATCTACTACCGCACCTGGAACGACCGCAGCTGGAAGCGTGCGCTCGCCGCCGCCGCCGGGCTGATCAAGCCCGTGGGCGAGAAGGTACGGCACGACGGCAACCGGGTTCGCCGGGTCCTGCTCTACGCCGCCCCACGCGAGGACATGTTCCACGTCCTCCGCCACACCTACGCGAGCGTGCAGCTGGAGGCCGGCGAGTCGGTCGTCAGCCTGTCCAAGTGGCTCGGGCACTCGACACCGAAGGTCACCCTCGACCACTACGCTCACTTCATGCCCGGTTCGGGGCAGCGAGGGATCGCCGCGATGGACGCCTGGCTGCGGGACCCCTCCCGTCCGAAAGTCCCTGAGAAGTCCCTGATGGCATGCAGGGCAGCTCATCTACCCCTGAACATGCAGGTCAAAGGCATAGTGCGACAGGGTGCGGACATGTCTGTGAAGTACAAGGAGACGGCCCGGGGCGGGCTCGCGGTGAACATCATCGAGTGCTGA